The Eublepharis macularius isolate TG4126 chromosome 8, MPM_Emac_v1.0, whole genome shotgun sequence genome contains a region encoding:
- the PRLR gene encoding prolactin receptor gives MKSDVLPSVFILLLSLNTWLINGKSPPGKPMIINCQSSGNETFTCWWKPGSDGGLPTSYTLLYKTAREEHPYECPDYISAGPNSCYFDKKPLSLSTSYNITVKATNDLGSNVSDPHYIDAASVGKPDSPTDLSLEVKQLNGITCVWAKWLPPPLVTGAMSLQKRNYELRLKSAGEKEWEIHFVGEQTQYKIFQLHPGAKYTVQVRCITSYGEKSEWSPEAYIQLPNGQPPGKPEIIRCRSPEKETFTCWWKPSSDGGLPTNYTLFYKKEREKSYNECPDYKSGGPNSCYFDQKHTSIWTIYNVTVKATNDLGSNTSAPYYVDVAYIVEPDPPVNLTLEWVDQAYAKYLLLNWASPPLADVRSGWLTLEYELRIKPEEGQEWEIIFVGLGTKYQLFSLNSGVKYVVQVRCRTDNGEWSQWSSESYIQLPKEFRLKDIIVWIFVAFLSFIICLIMIWTMALKGFSMVACILPPVPGPKIPGFDIHLLKAGRMDEVISTLGCPVFPLTSASGDELEKWLVIDNEDQQLMPDHEKSHPNKNAKLVHQETDNDSGRGSCESPSLLLEKCKEAGNPLVELTTSNTNEQKGGVAKKCIGEALSMDLEGQFPILSSGGPKSSTWPGSQLANSQFPKCSYHDIADACKIASVRSPIWMGNIVQCHSKCPKTISEGKNTKLQEAEKLPLNVLCDQRPLWPLPTESLPFLPTKAMDYVEVHKVNHDGALAVLPKQKKNPDKTEMCPVPKEPKEYTRVSTVVANHILVLMPDSKVEALPSFQEPPKEPNRSCQSHLAEENMSYCLPAPHACKMQTGGLDYMDPNNFMCSFN, from the exons ATGAAGTCAGATGTGTTGCCCTCAGTATTTATTCTGCTGCTTTCTCTAAACACCTGGTTGATTAATG GTAAATCGCCTCCTGGAAAGCCCATGATAATAAACTGCCAGTCTTCAGGAAATGAAACTTTTACTTGCTGGTGGAAGCCGGGCTCAGATGGGGGTCTTCCTACAAGTTACACCCTACTGTACAAGACAGCCAG agAAGAACACCCTTATGAATGTCCTGACTACATATCTGCTGGCCCAAATTCCTGTTATTTTGATAAAAAGCCACTCAGTCTTTCAACATCGTATAATATCACAGTAAAGGCTACCAATGACCTGGGAAGTAATGTCTCTGATCCTCATTATATAGATGCAGCATCTGTAG GCAAGCCAGACTCTCCCACGGATCTGTCTCTGGAAGTCAAGCAGTTGAATGGGATAACGTGTGTGTGGGCAAAATGGTTGCCACCTCCATTAGTCACCGGTGCAATGAGCTTGCAAAAACGGAATTATGAATTGCGGCTAAAGTCCGCAGGAGAAAAAGAATGGGAG ATTCATTTTGTTGGAGAACAAACACAATATAAAATCTTTCAGTTACACCCGGGAGCGAAATACACTGTTCAGGTTCGCTGTATAACAAGCTATGGTGAAAAGAGCGAATGGAGCCCTGAGGCCTATATCCAGCTCCCCAATG GCCAACCTCCTGGGAAGCCAGAGATAATAAGATGTCGTTCTCCTGAAAAAGAAACCTTTACTTGCTGGTGGAAGCCAAGTTCTGATGGAGGTCTCCCCACTAATTACACTCTGTTTTATAAAAAAGAAAG AGAGAAATCCTACAATGAATGCCCAGATTACAAATCAGGAGGACCCAATTCCTGTTATTTTGATCAGAAGCATACTTCAATTTGGACAATATATAATGTGACTGTAAAGGCAACAAATGACCTGGGCAGCAACACCTCCGCACCTTACTATGTGGATGTGGCTTATATAG TTGAGCCGGACCCTCCAGTAAACCTGACTCTGGAATGGGTGGATCAGGCCTATGCAAAATATCTCTTGCTGAACTGGGCTTCACCGCCACTGGCAGATGTCAGATCTGGTTGGCTGACACTCGAGTACGAGCTGCGCATAAAGCCAGAAGAAGGACAGGAGTGGGAA ATTATATTTGTTGGGCTGGGAACCAAATATCAGTTGTTTAGTTTAAATTCAGGCGTAAAGTACGTAGTGCAAGTTCGCTGCCGAACAGACAATGGAGAATGGAGCCAGTGGAGTTCTGAAAGTTACATTCAACTCCCCAAAG AATTCAGGCTGAAGGACATAATTGTTTGGATCTTTGTGGCCTTTTTATCATTTATTATATGTTTGATCATGATCTGGACAATGGCCTTGAAAGGATTTAG cATGGTTGCCTGTATCTTGCCACCAGTTCCAGGACCAAAGATACCCGGTTTTGACATCCATCTCTTAAAG GCAGGGAGAATGGACGAAGTCATAAGCACACTCGGTTGCCCGGTTTTCCCTCTGACGTCAGCCTCTGGTGACGAGTTGGAAAAATGGCTGGTGATAGACAATGAAGACCAGCAACTGATGCCAGATCATGAGAAGAGTCATCCCAATAAAAATGCAAAGTTGGTACACCAAGAAACAGACAATGACTCGGGGAGAGGAAGCTGCGAAAGCCCGTCCCTGTTGTTGGAGAAGTGCAAGGAAGCTGGAAATCCACTCGTGGAACTGACAACATCCAATACCAATGAACAGAAAGGAGGTGTCGCTAAGAAGTGCATTGGGGAAGCTCTGAGCATGGATCTTGAAGGGCAGTTCCCCATTTTGAGCAGTGGTGGTCCCAAGTCATCCACATGGCCTGGATCTCAGCTAGCTAATAGCCAGTTTCCCAAATGTTCCTATCATGACATTGCGGATGCATGCAAAATAGCCAGTGTCAGGTCGCCCATTTGGATGGGGAACATAGTACAATGTCATTCAAAATGTCCTAAAACCATCAGTGAAGGAAAAAACACCAAGTTGCAGGAGGCAGAAAAATTACCTTTAAATGTTCTGTGCGACCAAAGGCCATTGTGGCCCCTTCCGACAGAGAGCTTGCCTTTTTTGCCTACAAAGGCAATGGATTATGTGGAAGTCCACAAAGTCAATCATGATGGAGCTTTGGCTGTACtaccaaaacagaaaaaaaatcctgacaaAACTGAAATGTGTCCAGTCCCTAAAGAACCCAAGGAATACACCAGGGTCTCCACAGTTGTTGCCAACCATATTCTAGTCTTAATGCCTGATTCCAAAGTGGAGGCCTTGCCTTCTTTTCAGGAACCACCGAAGGAACCCAACCGGAGCTGTCAGTCACATTTAGCAGAGGAAAATATGAGCTATTGTCTCCCGGCTCCCCATGCTTGCAAAATGCAGACTGGTGGGTTAGACTACATGGATCCAAACAATTTTATGTGCTCCTTTAATTAA